From a region of the Cucumis sativus cultivar 9930 chromosome 6, Cucumber_9930_V3, whole genome shotgun sequence genome:
- the LOC101216601 gene encoding protein LIGHT-DEPENDENT SHORT HYPOCOTYLS 10, which translates to MSGEGVVGDGSSKEYGEGSSKSPPRATTPSRYESQKRRDWNTFGQYLKNQRPAVALSQCNFNHVLEFLRYLDQFGKTKVHVQGCMFYGHPEPPSPCTCPLKQAWGSLDALIGRLRAAYEENGGSPETNPFATASIRLYLRQVRECQAKARGIPYKKKKKTNKQQQPTINNNTNNLLIHDSTTTNNISSSSSSSSSSSSIMHFSTP; encoded by the coding sequence atgtCCGGTGAAGGAGTGGTAGGAGATGGGTCGAGCAAAGAATATGGAGAAGGATCGTCGAAGTCGCCACCAAGGGCAACAACCCCAAGTCGTTACGAGTCACAAAAACGGCGAGATTGGAACACGTTTGGGCAATACTTGAAGAATCAAAGACCAGCAGTGGCACTATCTCAATGCAACTTCAACCATGTATTGGAGTTCTTAAGATACTTGGATCAATTTGGGAAGACAAAAGTTCATGTACAAGGTTGTATGTTTTACGGTCACCCAGAACCACCTTCCCCTTGTACCTGCCCGTTAAAACAAGCTTGGGGTAGCCTTGATGCTTTAATAGGGAGATTAAGGGCGGCTTATGAAGAAAACGGTGGTTCCCCTGAAACTAATCCTTTTGCAACTGCTTCTATAAGGCTTTATTTAAGACAAGTTAGAGAATGTCAAGCTAAAGCAAGAGGAATTCcctataaaaagaagaagaagaccaataaacaacaacaaccaacaattaataataataccaATAATCTTCTTATTCATGATTCTACTACtactaataatatttcttcttcttcttcttcctcttcttcttcttcttccattatGCACTTCTCAACTCCTTGA